GCATCGACGCGACGAGCGTCGAAGCGGCCTCGAACACGCTCCTTCCGGAGGTCACCGTCGTCATCAGCGCACGAGTGGCCCCCGGGCAGACCGGGGAGGAGGCGTACGCGGCGCTTGAGGCGCATCTGCGGGCGCATGCGCCGTTCGGCGCCGAGCTGACGTTCTCCGATGTCGACCTCGGCAACGGCTTCCTCGTAGACACCAGCGGCTGGGCGGTCGCGCTGACGCGTGATGCCATGCGCGACGGCTACGGCGTCCCGCCCGTCGACCTCGGCGTGGGCGGATCGATCCCGTTCATCGCAGACCTCGTGCGCGAGTTCCCGGAGGCGCAGATCCTGGTCACGGGCGTCGAGGACCCGCACTCGCGGGCGCACAGCCCGAACGAATCCCTGCATCTGGACACGTTCCGCCACGCCGTCGCGACCGAGGCACTGCTGCTCTCGCGCATGAACGACATCCGCATCTGACCCCGATCGACCGGGTCGAGGGTAAAATCGAAGCACCAGCCGTGTGCGAGCACGGCCCGTCCCAAGGAGTGACATGAGCGACACCACACTGACTGCAGCAGACACCACTCAGGCGCACGGCGTGAAGCTGACCGACGCCGCGGCCACCAAGGTGAAGAACCTCCTCGAGCAGGAGGGCCGCGACGACCTTCGTCTGCGCGTCGCCGTCCAGCCCGGCGGATGCTCCGGCCTCATCTACCAGCTGTACTTCGACGAGCGTTTCCTCGAGGGCGACGAGACCGTCGACTTCGACGGCGTGGAGGTCATCGTCGACAACATGAGCGTGCCGTACCTCGACGGCGCGTCGATCGATTTCAAGGACACGATCTCGGAGCAGGGCTTCACGATCGACAACCCGAATGCCGCCGGCAGCTGCGCCTGCGGAGACAGCTTCCACTGACCAGGACCCCGCTGCCAACCTGCGTGGTTGGCATGAATCAGGTGTGAGGTTGCCCTAGACTTGGGTGTGCCCTGTCCGCAATCTGAAAGGTGCATCGTGCCCTCGAAACGCCGCCTTCGTTGGGCCGCTCTCCCCCTGGGAGTAGCGGCAGCCGTGGCCCTGGCGGGATGTACTGCCACTGAGCTGAACGGTTACCTCCCGGGCTTCGTGGAGGGTGAGCCTGCGGCCACCAACCAGACGGAGCGGGTCTCCTCCCTCTGGGTCAACTCCTGGATCGTCCTGCTCGCCGTCGGCGTGATCACCTGGGGTCTGATGGCCTGGGCTGCGATCGCGTACCGCCGTCGCAAGGGCCAGACCGGCCTGCCTGTGCAGATGCGCTACAACATGCCGATCGAGATCTTCTACACGGTCGTGCCGCTGATCCTCGTCCTGGGCATGTTCTTCTTCACGGCTCGCGACCAGAGCGAGATCGAGGCGAAGTGGGATGACCCCGACGTCGAGATCACGGCGATCGCCAAGCAGTGGGCGTGGGACTTCCAGTACGACGGCGAGGAGGAGGACAACTCCGACGCCGTGTGGACGATGGGCATTCAGGCCCAGCCCGACGCTGCGGGCAACATCGACCAGGCCGAGCTGCCGACGCTGGTGCTGCCGGTCGACAAGAAGGTCACGATCGACCTGCAGTCGCGCGACGTCATCCACTCCTTCTGGATCATCGACTTCCTCTACAAGAAGGACATGTACATCGGGAAGGACAACTCCTGGTCCTTCATCCCGACCCGTGTCGGCGAGTACGCCGGCAAGTGCGCCGAGCTCTGCGGCGAATATCACTCGATGATGCTGTTCAACGTCAAGGTCGTCGAGCAGGACGAGTACGACGCCTACCTCCAGTCGCTCGAGGAGGAAGGCAACACGGGAGACATCACGGACGCGTACGACCGTCTCGCGAACTACCCGGGCACGGACGCCCCCAACGACTCCGAGGAAGGAGAGGAGTAAGCCATGTCGACCACTGAAGCACCCCGCACCGACGAGGCCCCTCGCTCCCGTCCCACCACCCTGCCCGCCCGCCAGGCAGCTCTGATGAGCTCCTCGCGCGTCGAGCAGAAGGGCAACGTGGTCGTCAAGTGGATCACGTCCACCGACCACAAGACGATCGGGTACATGTACCTCATCGCCTCGGTGCTCTTCTTCCTGCTCGGTGGCGTGATGGCGCTCGTCATCCGCGCAGAGCTGTTCGCTCCCGGGATGCAGATCGTCCCGACGAAGGAGCAGTACAACCAGCTGTTCACGATGCACGGCACGATCATGCTGCTGATGTTCGCGACGCCGCTGTTCGCCGGATTCGCCAACGCGATCCTGCCGCTGCAGCTGGGTGCGCCTGACGTGGCGTTCCCGCGACTCAACGCCTTCGCGTTCTGGCTCTTCCTGTTCGGTTCGACGATCGCCGTCGCCGGCTTCCTCACCCCGCAGGGTGCGGCATCGTTCGGCTGGTTCGCGTATCAG
This genomic interval from Microbacterium hydrocarbonoxydans contains the following:
- the coxB gene encoding cytochrome c oxidase subunit II, which gives rise to MPSKRRLRWAALPLGVAAAVALAGCTATELNGYLPGFVEGEPAATNQTERVSSLWVNSWIVLLAVGVITWGLMAWAAIAYRRRKGQTGLPVQMRYNMPIEIFYTVVPLILVLGMFFFTARDQSEIEAKWDDPDVEITAIAKQWAWDFQYDGEEEDNSDAVWTMGIQAQPDAAGNIDQAELPTLVLPVDKKVTIDLQSRDVIHSFWIIDFLYKKDMYIGKDNSWSFIPTRVGEYAGKCAELCGEYHSMMLFNVKVVEQDEYDAYLQSLEEEGNTGDITDAYDRLANYPGTDAPNDSEEGEE
- the erpA gene encoding iron-sulfur cluster insertion protein ErpA, translated to MSDTTLTAADTTQAHGVKLTDAAATKVKNLLEQEGRDDLRLRVAVQPGGCSGLIYQLYFDERFLEGDETVDFDGVEVIVDNMSVPYLDGASIDFKDTISEQGFTIDNPNAAGSCACGDSFH